The following proteins come from a genomic window of Sphingomonas oryzagri:
- a CDS encoding acyl-CoA dehydrogenase family protein produces the protein MPEAAARSMDAETFAAFRAQIRRFARERLVSLEPRVFEAGEVTPDIRAEMNGMGLFGLTIPAEYGGLGLSIGEYIETMMEVAWAAPAFRSVLSINTGMLATALKVGGTEAQRAEWFPKLATGAIGAFGLTEPDSGSDSAGLRTRAVRDGDDYVLNGTKRYITNGPISDLVLVMARTSAENLPKNAHVSAFLVPADTPGLTRAKEDRKMGQTGALTGDIVLEDVRVPTSALLGGEEGRGFRTAMMALDAGRLSVGGSAIGYARRILDSALRYATERKAFGETIANFQLIQAMLADSKVELYAAESMMADALRRAEEGLPVSTEASCVKLFATEACGRIADRAVQIHGGAGYMAEYDVERFYRDVRVYRIYEGTTQIQQLVIAKAMLRDFAAAA, from the coding sequence ATGCCTGAGGCTGCCGCCCGGTCGATGGATGCCGAGACCTTCGCCGCCTTCCGCGCGCAGATCCGCCGCTTCGCGCGCGAGCGGCTGGTCAGCCTGGAGCCGCGGGTGTTCGAGGCGGGCGAGGTGACGCCGGACATCCGCGCCGAGATGAACGGGATGGGCCTGTTCGGCCTCACCATCCCCGCCGAATATGGCGGCCTCGGCCTTTCGATCGGCGAATATATCGAGACGATGATGGAGGTGGCGTGGGCGGCGCCCGCCTTCCGGTCGGTGCTGTCGATTAACACCGGGATGCTCGCGACCGCGCTCAAGGTCGGCGGAACCGAGGCGCAGCGGGCGGAATGGTTTCCGAAGCTCGCGACCGGCGCGATCGGCGCCTTCGGCCTCACCGAGCCGGACAGCGGATCGGATTCGGCGGGCCTGCGCACCCGCGCGGTGCGTGACGGCGACGATTACGTGCTGAACGGCACCAAGCGCTACATCACCAACGGCCCGATCAGCGATCTGGTGCTGGTGATGGCGCGCACTTCGGCGGAGAATCTGCCGAAGAACGCGCATGTCTCGGCCTTCCTCGTCCCCGCCGACACGCCGGGCCTTACCCGCGCGAAGGAGGACAGGAAGATGGGGCAGACCGGCGCGCTGACCGGCGACATCGTGCTGGAGGATGTCCGCGTGCCGACTTCCGCCCTGCTCGGCGGCGAGGAGGGGCGCGGCTTCCGCACCGCGATGATGGCGCTCGATGCGGGGCGGCTGTCGGTCGGCGGATCGGCGATCGGCTATGCCCGCCGCATCCTCGACAGCGCGCTGCGCTACGCGACCGAGCGCAAGGCGTTCGGCGAGACGATCGCCAACTTCCAGCTCATCCAAGCGATGCTGGCCGATTCGAAAGTCGAGCTCTACGCCGCCGAAAGCATGATGGCCGACGCGCTGCGCCGCGCGGAGGAAGGGCTGCCCGTCTCCACCGAGGCGAGCTGCGTGAAGCTGTTCGCCACCGAAGCCTGCGGGCGGATCGCCGATCGCGCGGTGCAGATCCATGGCGGCGCAGGCTACATGGCCGAATATGATGTGGAGCGCTTCTACCGCGACGTGCGCGTCTACCGCATCTACGAAGGCACCACCCAGATCCAGCAACTCGTCATCGCCAAGGCGATGCTGCGCGACTTCGCGGCCGCTGCCTGA
- a CDS encoding acetyl-CoA acetyltransferase, with protein sequence MARGIKDKVAILGMGCARFGERWDRDADQLMVEAFEEAVADAGIDTSQIDAAWMGVAFDAVNVGPSGIPLSVALRLPNVGVTKVENYCASGTESFRGAVYAVASGAADIALALGVEKLKDTGYGGLPVRSRGTTFDMVGVTGSAPGNFAQLASAYRATHGVGRDDLKRAMAHVSVKSHANGAKNPKAHLRKAVDMDTVLNAPMIAEPLGLFDCCGVSDGAACAIVTTPEIARALGKTDLVTVKALQISTSNGWELQQGGGWNGSYFHTTRIAAAKAYEEAGVTNPREQISLTEVHDCFSITELVTMEDLFLSKEGEGWRDVLDGIFDADGKVPCQIDGGLKCFGHPIGASGLRMIYENYLQLLGRAGERQRQTPPSLALSHNLGGMPSQNVSAVAIVGLADA encoded by the coding sequence ATGGCACGCGGCATCAAGGACAAGGTGGCGATCCTCGGTATGGGATGCGCCAGGTTCGGCGAGCGGTGGGACAGGGATGCCGACCAGCTGATGGTCGAGGCGTTCGAGGAAGCGGTGGCCGATGCCGGCATCGACACCTCGCAGATCGACGCGGCGTGGATGGGCGTCGCCTTCGATGCGGTGAATGTCGGCCCTTCCGGCATCCCGCTGTCGGTGGCGCTGCGCCTCCCCAATGTCGGCGTCACCAAGGTCGAGAATTATTGCGCGTCGGGTACCGAGAGTTTTCGGGGCGCGGTCTATGCGGTGGCCTCGGGCGCGGCGGACATCGCGCTGGCGCTCGGCGTCGAGAAATTGAAGGACACCGGCTATGGCGGCCTGCCGGTGCGCTCGCGCGGCACCACCTTCGACATGGTGGGCGTCACCGGATCGGCGCCGGGCAATTTCGCGCAGCTCGCTTCCGCCTATCGGGCGACGCACGGCGTCGGCCGGGACGATCTCAAGCGCGCGATGGCGCATGTCTCGGTCAAGAGCCACGCGAATGGTGCGAAGAACCCCAAGGCGCATCTGCGCAAGGCGGTCGACATGGACACGGTGCTGAACGCGCCGATGATCGCCGAGCCGCTCGGCCTGTTCGATTGTTGCGGCGTATCGGACGGGGCGGCCTGCGCGATCGTCACCACGCCGGAGATCGCGCGCGCACTCGGCAAGACCGATCTGGTGACGGTGAAGGCGCTGCAGATCTCCACCTCCAACGGCTGGGAGCTGCAGCAGGGCGGCGGCTGGAACGGCAGCTATTTTCACACGACCCGCATCGCCGCCGCCAAGGCCTATGAGGAAGCGGGCGTCACCAACCCGCGCGAGCAGATCAGCCTCACCGAAGTGCATGACTGCTTCTCGATCACCGAACTCGTCACGATGGAAGACCTGTTCCTCTCGAAGGAGGGCGAGGGCTGGCGCGACGTGCTGGACGGGATTTTCGACGCCGACGGCAAGGTGCCGTGCCAGATCGACGGCGGCCTCAAATGTTTCGGCCACCCGATCGGCGCGTCGGGCCTGCGCATGATCTACGAGAACTACCTGCAATTGCTCGGCCGCGCAGGCGAGCGGCAGCGGCAGACCCCACCGAGCCTCGCGCTCAGCCACAATCTGGGCGGTATGCCGAGCCAGAACGTCTCGGCGGTCGCGATCGTGGGGCTGGCCGATGCCTGA
- a CDS encoding OB-fold domain-containing protein gives MGSGILAFGAYIPKKRLQRAAIHAANAWFAGGLKGLARGERAIGDWDEDPITMAVEAARDTLTGVDRATVGGVMLASTTLPFADRQNSGVIKEALTLADETGALDVTGSQRAATSMLIQALKAAGERPQLCLAAEMRKARPASEGEMVQGDAAAGLLVGTADPVAVFRGSHSTTIDFVDHYRSAGMDFDYGWESRWIRDEGFTGLIGGALKSGLKALGVEANAIDRFIVPISVRGVPDALAKKAGIRPEAVADTLSATVGDSGAAHPLLMLVAALEAAKPGETILLIGFGQGVDLILLETTEALTTLAPRRGVQGNIARGRKDENYLRWLFHRGLLDLERGMRAEMDQKQPGTTLWRNRKAVLGLVGGRCTRTGTVQFPKSDIGVNPNDHAAHTQEDYPLADKSARVVTYTADALTYSPSPPTYYGMIDFEGGGRMMAEFADVAPEDVEVGRAMEMVFRIKGTDEQRDFTKYFWKAAPVAEL, from the coding sequence ATGGGCAGCGGCATCCTCGCCTTCGGCGCGTACATTCCGAAGAAGCGCCTGCAGCGCGCCGCGATCCATGCCGCCAATGCGTGGTTCGCCGGTGGTCTCAAGGGGCTGGCCAGGGGTGAGCGTGCGATCGGCGACTGGGACGAGGATCCGATCACCATGGCGGTGGAGGCCGCGCGCGACACGCTGACGGGCGTGGACCGCGCGACGGTGGGCGGCGTGATGCTCGCCTCGACCACACTGCCGTTCGCCGATCGCCAGAATAGCGGCGTGATCAAGGAGGCGCTGACGCTGGCCGACGAAACTGGCGCGTTGGACGTCACCGGCAGCCAGCGCGCCGCGACCTCGATGCTGATTCAGGCGCTCAAGGCGGCGGGCGAGCGGCCGCAGCTCTGCCTCGCCGCCGAGATGCGCAAGGCGCGGCCCGCGTCCGAAGGCGAGATGGTCCAGGGTGATGCGGCGGCCGGGCTGCTGGTCGGCACCGCCGATCCGGTCGCGGTCTTCCGGGGGAGCCACAGCACAACGATCGATTTCGTCGACCATTACCGCTCCGCCGGCATGGACTTCGATTATGGCTGGGAAAGCCGCTGGATCCGCGACGAGGGCTTCACCGGCCTGATCGGCGGGGCGCTCAAGAGCGGACTGAAGGCGCTGGGCGTCGAGGCAAATGCCATCGACCGCTTCATCGTGCCGATATCCGTGCGCGGCGTGCCGGACGCGCTGGCGAAGAAGGCGGGTATCCGGCCCGAGGCAGTGGCCGATACGCTTTCCGCGACCGTTGGAGACAGCGGCGCGGCGCACCCGTTGCTGATGCTGGTCGCGGCATTGGAGGCGGCGAAGCCGGGCGAGACGATCCTGCTCATCGGCTTCGGCCAGGGCGTCGACCTGATCCTGCTGGAGACGACCGAGGCGCTGACGACGCTCGCCCCGCGCAGGGGCGTGCAGGGCAACATCGCGCGGGGTCGCAAGGACGAGAACTATCTGCGCTGGCTGTTCCATCGCGGCCTGCTCGATCTCGAGCGCGGGATGCGCGCCGAGATGGACCAGAAGCAGCCCGGCACGACGCTGTGGCGCAACCGCAAGGCGGTGCTCGGCCTCGTCGGCGGGCGCTGCACGCGGACGGGCACGGTGCAGTTCCCGAAGAGCGACATTGGCGTGAACCCCAACGATCATGCCGCCCACACGCAGGAGGACTATCCGCTCGCGGACAAAAGCGCGCGCGTCGTCACCTACACCGCCGATGCGCTGACTTATTCGCCGTCGCCGCCGACCTATTACGGCATGATCGACTTCGAGGGCGGCGGCCGGATGATGGCCGAGTTCGCCGACGTCGCGCCCGAGGATGTCGAGGTCGGCCGCGCGATGGAGATGGTGTTCCGCATCAAGGGCACCGACGAGCAGCGCGACTTCACCAAATATTTCTGGAAGGCGGCACCCGTCGCCGAACTTTGA
- a CDS encoding NUDIX hydrolase: MSEGVAPPPVPRLAATLLVVRDDPFEVLMVRRNDRGQFASALVFPGGVVEPQDRDEAWLDHVDGAEGLDADERALRIAAIRETFEETAVLVAEDCPPLGDVSGLPFIEIVRAHELRLKLDGIVPFAHWVTPERAPKRFDTHFYVARAVSGGVAVCDGAETVALEWAAPAAIIERAQAGERSILFPTLSNLRRLAESDDTAAALKAARRRPHFTVHPKPEPAEGGTLIRIPAEAGYAETEHFYPRAG, encoded by the coding sequence ATGAGCGAGGGCGTCGCCCCGCCGCCGGTGCCGCGGCTCGCTGCCACCCTGCTGGTCGTGCGCGACGATCCGTTCGAGGTGCTGATGGTCCGTCGCAACGATCGCGGGCAGTTCGCCTCCGCCCTGGTCTTCCCCGGTGGCGTGGTCGAACCGCAGGATCGGGACGAGGCGTGGCTTGATCATGTCGATGGCGCTGAGGGACTGGACGCAGATGAGCGCGCGCTGCGCATCGCCGCGATCCGCGAGACGTTCGAGGAGACGGCGGTATTGGTCGCGGAGGATTGCCCCCCGCTCGGCGACGTTTCCGGCCTGCCCTTCATCGAGATCGTGCGCGCGCATGAGCTGCGCCTGAAACTCGACGGCATCGTGCCCTTCGCGCACTGGGTGACGCCCGAACGGGCGCCCAAGCGCTTCGATACCCATTTCTATGTAGCGCGCGCCGTGAGCGGCGGCGTGGCGGTCTGCGACGGGGCGGAGACGGTGGCGCTGGAATGGGCCGCGCCGGCCGCGATCATCGAGCGTGCGCAGGCCGGCGAACGATCGATCCTCTTCCCGACTCTCTCCAACCTGCGCCGGCTGGCGGAGAGCGACGACACCGCCGCCGCGCTGAAGGCCGCCCGCCGCCGCCCGCACTTCACCGTCCATCCGAAACCCGAGCCGGCCGAAGGCGGCACACTGATCCGCATCCCCGCCGAGGCGGGGTACGCCGAAACCGAGCATTTCTACCCGCGCGCGGGCTGA
- a CDS encoding 3-hydroxyacyl-CoA dehydrogenase NAD-binding domain-containing protein, whose protein sequence is MGSVGSFAIEDSIAIITIDSPPVNALGFAVRQTLDESFRRAASDDAVKAIVLICAGRTFFAGADISEFGKPKQDPDLLAVLDTIESGAKPVIAAIHGTALGGGYELALVCHYRIAVPSAKVGLPEVHLGLLPGAGGTQRLPRIVGAAAALDIMVSGTPVPAKKALALGMIDALAEEGRLREDAIAFARKVLADGQPLSRVRDRQDKVDPDKGNTTLFDDFRRKNARVMRGFRAPASIVQAVEAAVELPFHQGMARERALFHELHDSIESAAQRSTFFAERQTVRIPDVPASTETIPIRTVGVIGAGTMGGGIAMNFLNAGLPVTLVETSQEALDRGIGVIRRNYENTAKKGRITQEQVEQRMALITPALGLEALAQVDLVIEAVFEQMAIKKEVFAKLDGIAKPGAILASNTSYLDLDQIAAATSRPEWVIGMHFFSPANVMRLLEVVRGQKTSNEVIATAMGLAKKIAKVPVLSRVCHGFIANRVMTRRGEQANAIVLEGPTPQEIDKAITDYGFAMGPFQMMDLVGLDVIGRDDTERSVRGDLVKLDRLGQKKNGGYYDYDEARKATPSPVAASIIADFAQSKGIADTGPQSAEEIVARLLYPVVNEGAKVLEEGIAIRASDIDVACILGYNWPVYTGGPMFWADTVGLPKIVAKLEELAAHHGEAFRPAKLLKERAASGGSFTRA, encoded by the coding sequence ATGGGCAGCGTCGGCAGTTTCGCGATCGAGGACAGCATCGCGATCATCACCATCGATTCGCCGCCGGTGAACGCGCTGGGCTTCGCCGTCCGCCAGACTCTCGACGAGAGTTTCCGCCGCGCCGCGTCCGACGATGCGGTGAAGGCGATCGTGCTGATCTGCGCGGGCCGCACCTTCTTCGCCGGTGCCGACATCTCCGAATTCGGCAAGCCCAAGCAGGATCCGGATCTGCTCGCCGTGCTCGACACGATCGAGAGCGGCGCCAAGCCGGTGATCGCCGCGATCCACGGCACCGCGCTCGGCGGCGGATACGAACTGGCGCTGGTCTGCCATTACCGGATTGCGGTGCCGTCCGCGAAGGTCGGCCTGCCGGAAGTGCATCTCGGCCTGCTGCCGGGTGCCGGCGGGACGCAGCGCCTGCCCCGCATCGTCGGCGCGGCCGCCGCGCTCGACATCATGGTGAGTGGCACGCCGGTGCCAGCGAAGAAGGCGCTCGCGCTCGGCATGATCGACGCGCTCGCCGAGGAAGGGCGGCTGCGCGAGGACGCCATCGCCTTCGCGCGCAAGGTCCTCGCCGACGGCCAGCCGCTCAGCCGGGTGCGCGACCGGCAGGACAAGGTCGATCCGGACAAGGGCAATACCACCCTGTTCGACGATTTCCGCCGCAAGAATGCGCGCGTCATGCGCGGCTTCAGGGCGCCGGCGAGCATCGTCCAGGCGGTCGAGGCGGCGGTGGAGTTGCCGTTCCATCAGGGCATGGCGCGCGAGCGGGCGCTGTTCCACGAACTCCACGATTCGATCGAATCCGCCGCCCAGCGCAGCACTTTCTTCGCCGAGCGGCAGACCGTCCGCATCCCCGATGTGCCTGCCTCCACCGAAACCATCCCGATCCGCACGGTCGGCGTGATCGGCGCGGGTACGATGGGCGGCGGCATCGCGATGAACTTCCTCAACGCCGGCCTGCCGGTGACTCTGGTCGAGACGAGCCAGGAGGCGCTCGATCGCGGCATCGGCGTGATCCGGCGCAATTACGAGAATACCGCGAAGAAGGGCCGCATCACGCAGGAGCAGGTCGAGCAGCGGATGGCGCTGATCACGCCGGCGCTGGGGCTGGAGGCGCTGGCGCAGGTCGATCTCGTCATCGAGGCGGTGTTCGAGCAGATGGCGATCAAGAAGGAGGTGTTCGCCAAGCTCGATGGCATCGCCAAGCCCGGCGCGATCCTCGCGTCCAACACATCCTATCTCGATCTCGACCAGATCGCGGCGGCGACCAGCCGGCCCGAATGGGTGATCGGGATGCACTTCTTCTCGCCCGCCAACGTGATGCGGCTGCTGGAGGTGGTGCGGGGCCAAAAGACCTCGAACGAGGTGATCGCCACCGCGATGGGCCTCGCCAAAAAGATCGCCAAGGTGCCGGTGCTGAGCCGCGTCTGCCACGGCTTCATCGCCAACCGGGTGATGACGCGGCGGGGCGAACAGGCCAACGCGATCGTCCTCGAAGGGCCGACCCCGCAGGAGATCGACAAGGCGATCACCGATTACGGCTTCGCGATGGGACCGTTCCAGATGATGGACCTGGTCGGCCTCGACGTGATCGGGCGCGACGATACCGAGCGCAGCGTGCGCGGCGATCTGGTGAAGCTGGACCGGCTCGGCCAGAAGAAGAATGGCGGCTATTACGATTATGACGAGGCGCGAAAGGCCACGCCCTCGCCGGTCGCCGCCTCGATCATCGCCGATTTCGCGCAATCGAAGGGAATCGCCGATACCGGCCCGCAATCCGCCGAGGAGATCGTCGCGCGCCTGCTCTACCCGGTGGTGAACGAGGGCGCGAAGGTGCTGGAGGAAGGCATCGCGATCCGCGCGTCGGACATCGATGTCGCCTGCATCCTGGGCTATAACTGGCCGGTCTATACCGGCGGCCCGATGTTCTGGGCGGACACGGTGGGCCTGCCGAAGATCGTCGCCAAGCTGGAAGAGCTGGCGGCGCACCACGGCGAGGCCTTCCGCCCCGCGAAGCTGCTGAAGGAAAGGGCCGCTTCTGGCGGGAGCTTCACCCGCGCATGA
- a CDS encoding acyl-CoA dehydrogenase family protein has translation MTLDRFDEACAALRCFAGDARESVRARIEMSSLDAEQRVAHGLAWIETIVAALEALLAWARDLEKRGRLGEAEHTLLLIAFGEYCAQVASGLPISANELVRPQQLGLDPARLIAETATIVAEGTAAETRAMLAAHIRDGGSIAEDFGDDIVDPIRDQYRRFTAERITPHAHGWHLADALIPDALIAELAALGTFGICIAPEHGGLGLGKLEMCVVTEELSRGWIGTGSLGTRSEIAGELISAGGTEAQKAHWLPRIASGEVLPTAVFTEPSNGSDLAHLQTRAVRDADGEWRVSGAKTWITHAARSDLMTLLARTGGSGNAGLSMFLAPKPRGGEADPFPADGMSGGEIGVLGYRGMREYELMFDGFAVPADGLLGGEEGQGFRQLMRTFEGARIQTAARAVGVAWRAYELGLAYALERRQFGRPLFDFPRVSDKLVMMLVETVAARELAYFAAREKDKGRRCDVEAGMAKLLAARVAWTNADNALQIHGGNGYALESEISRILCDARILNIFEGAAEIQAHVIARGLLAARN, from the coding sequence GTGACGCTGGATCGTTTCGATGAAGCCTGTGCAGCGCTCCGCTGCTTCGCCGGCGATGCGCGCGAAAGCGTGCGGGCGCGGATCGAGATGTCCTCGCTCGATGCCGAGCAGCGCGTTGCGCATGGCCTCGCGTGGATCGAGACGATTGTCGCGGCGCTGGAGGCGCTGCTGGCATGGGCGCGCGATCTGGAAAAGCGGGGCCGGCTGGGCGAGGCCGAACACACGCTCCTGCTCATCGCGTTCGGCGAATATTGCGCGCAAGTGGCGAGCGGCCTGCCGATCAGCGCCAACGAGCTGGTCCGGCCGCAGCAACTCGGCCTTGATCCGGCGCGCCTGATCGCCGAGACGGCGACGATCGTCGCCGAGGGCACCGCTGCGGAAACCCGCGCCATGCTCGCCGCGCATATCCGTGATGGCGGCAGCATCGCGGAGGATTTCGGCGACGACATCGTTGATCCGATCCGCGACCAGTATCGCCGCTTCACCGCCGAGCGGATCACGCCCCACGCGCATGGCTGGCACCTCGCCGACGCGCTGATCCCCGACGCGCTGATCGCCGAACTGGCCGCGCTCGGCACCTTCGGCATCTGCATCGCGCCCGAACATGGCGGCCTCGGCCTCGGCAAGCTGGAGATGTGCGTCGTCACCGAGGAGCTGTCGCGCGGCTGGATCGGCACGGGTTCGCTCGGCACCCGCTCGGAGATTGCGGGCGAGCTGATCTCGGCGGGCGGGACCGAGGCGCAGAAGGCGCACTGGCTGCCCCGCATCGCCAGCGGCGAGGTTCTGCCCACCGCCGTCTTCACCGAACCCTCCAACGGCTCCGACCTCGCCCATCTCCAGACCCGCGCGGTGCGCGATGCGGACGGGGAATGGCGCGTCTCCGGCGCCAAGACCTGGATCACCCACGCCGCGCGATCGGATCTGATGACGCTGCTCGCGCGCACTGGCGGGTCGGGCAATGCCGGCCTTTCCATGTTCCTCGCCCCCAAGCCGCGCGGCGGCGAGGCCGATCCCTTTCCCGCCGACGGCATGTCGGGTGGCGAGATCGGCGTACTCGGCTATCGTGGGATGCGCGAATATGAGCTGATGTTCGACGGCTTCGCGGTGCCGGCCGACGGACTGCTCGGCGGCGAGGAGGGGCAGGGCTTCCGCCAGCTCATGCGCACCTTCGAGGGCGCACGCATCCAGACGGCAGCGCGTGCGGTAGGCGTCGCGTGGCGCGCCTACGAGCTGGGCCTCGCCTACGCGCTGGAGCGCCGGCAGTTCGGCAGGCCGCTGTTCGATTTCCCCCGCGTGTCGGACAAGCTGGTTATGATGCTGGTCGAGACCGTCGCCGCGCGCGAACTCGCCTATTTCGCCGCGCGCGAGAAGGACAAGGGACGCCGTTGCGACGTCGAGGCGGGGATGGCCAAGCTGCTCGCCGCGCGCGTCGCCTGGACCAATGCGGACAATGCGCTGCAGATCCACGGCGGCAACGGCTATGCGCTGGAAAGCGAGATCAGCCGCATCCTGTGCGACGCGCGCATCCTCAACATCTTCGAGGGCGCGGCCGAGATCCAGGCGCATGTCATCGCGCGCGGCCTGCTGGCGGCACGCAACTGA
- a CDS encoding enoyl-CoA hydratase-related protein has protein sequence MTYTKLLYELAGDVAVIRLNDPAVLNAMSTPLGLELLDALRRAETEARAILIGAEGRAFCSGANLAEGGFDLTDPDRDAGVRLESIFNPMILGMRASRLPIVTAVKGAAAGVGCGIACAGDMIVAGESAYFYQAFRHVGLTPDGGSTYLLSKAIGRVRAMEMMLMGTKIGAAQALDWGLINRVVPDDQLDEEALKIATELAKGPRALGLIKASAWAALESSLEDQLARERSFQREAGQTEDFVEGVASFREKRPAAFKGR, from the coding sequence ATGACCTACACCAAGCTGCTGTACGAGCTGGCCGGCGACGTCGCGGTCATCCGGCTGAACGATCCCGCCGTACTCAACGCCATGTCGACGCCGCTCGGCCTCGAACTGCTCGATGCGCTGCGCCGCGCGGAGACCGAGGCGCGCGCGATCCTGATCGGGGCGGAGGGGCGCGCCTTCTGCTCGGGCGCCAATCTGGCCGAGGGCGGCTTCGACCTGACCGATCCCGATCGCGATGCGGGGGTACGGCTGGAGAGCATCTTCAACCCGATGATCCTCGGTATGCGCGCATCCCGCCTGCCGATCGTGACCGCCGTGAAGGGGGCTGCGGCCGGCGTCGGCTGCGGCATCGCGTGCGCCGGCGACATGATCGTGGCGGGCGAAAGCGCCTATTTCTACCAGGCCTTCCGCCATGTCGGGCTGACCCCGGACGGCGGATCGACCTACCTTCTCTCCAAGGCGATCGGGCGCGTGCGCGCGATGGAGATGATGCTGATGGGCACCAAGATCGGCGCGGCACAGGCGCTCGACTGGGGGCTGATCAACCGCGTGGTGCCCGACGATCAGCTCGACGAGGAGGCGCTGAAGATCGCCACCGAACTGGCGAAGGGGCCGCGCGCGCTGGGGCTCATCAAGGCATCGGCGTGGGCGGCGCTCGAATCCTCGCTGGAGGATCAGCTGGCCCGCGAGCGCAGCTTCCAGCGCGAGGCGGGGCAGACCGAGGATTTCGTCGAAGGCGTGGCGAGCTTCCGCGAGAAGCGGCCGGCGGCGTTCAAGGGGCGATAG
- a CDS encoding CoA transferase produces the protein MYDLLKPLRIVEASSFVASPSAGLYLAQMGAEVIRVDQIGGGPDFNRWPKSDAGASLYWEGLNKGKKSVALDLGRPEGRELLAELATAPGETAGLFVTNYPVDGFLAHDRLAARRADLITVRIMGQANGGPALDYTVNCALGIPQITGPADRTDPVNHVLPAWDLLTGAYAAFALLAAERHRREKGQGQEVRIPLSDVGIATIANLGQLAEVMTTGADRPRYGNEVYGAFGRDYVTADGERLMVMAITPRQWTGLVKALEIGVAVAAIEAERGVSFAKDEGLRFEHRDALVPLVEAAIARRPAAELADLFDSLGCCWGPYRTMGEAARDPVLVGENPLFGTIEQASGLTYPVPGAMATIPQQARQAPVRAPRLGEHSDAVLADVLGLSSGAIGRLHDQGLVA, from the coding sequence ATGTACGATCTGCTGAAGCCGCTGCGTATCGTCGAGGCCTCGTCCTTCGTCGCCTCGCCTTCGGCCGGCCTCTATCTCGCGCAGATGGGCGCCGAGGTGATCCGCGTCGATCAGATCGGCGGCGGCCCCGATTTCAATCGCTGGCCGAAGAGCGATGCGGGCGCGAGCCTCTATTGGGAGGGGCTGAACAAGGGCAAGAAATCGGTCGCGCTCGATCTTGGCAGGCCGGAGGGGCGCGAATTGCTCGCCGAACTGGCGACCGCGCCGGGCGAGACGGCCGGGCTGTTCGTCACCAACTATCCGGTGGACGGCTTCCTCGCGCACGACAGACTCGCCGCGCGCCGGGCCGACCTGATCACGGTCCGGATCATGGGGCAGGCCAATGGCGGGCCGGCGCTCGATTACACGGTCAATTGCGCGCTCGGCATCCCGCAGATCACCGGTCCGGCGGACCGCACCGATCCGGTCAATCACGTGCTGCCGGCGTGGGATCTGCTGACCGGCGCCTATGCCGCCTTCGCATTGCTCGCCGCCGAGCGGCACCGGCGCGAGAAGGGCCAGGGGCAGGAGGTGCGCATCCCGCTCTCCGACGTCGGCATCGCGACGATCGCCAATCTCGGCCAGCTCGCCGAGGTGATGACCACAGGTGCCGATCGCCCGCGCTACGGCAACGAGGTCTATGGCGCGTTCGGCCGCGACTATGTGACGGCGGACGGCGAGCGGCTGATGGTGATGGCGATCACGCCGCGCCAGTGGACCGGGCTGGTCAAGGCGCTGGAGATTGGCGTGGCGGTCGCGGCGATCGAGGCGGAGCGGGGTGTCTCGTTCGCCAAGGACGAAGGGCTGCGCTTCGAGCATCGCGACGCGCTGGTGCCGCTGGTGGAGGCGGCCATCGCACGCCGGCCCGCCGCCGAACTGGCCGACCTGTTCGATTCGCTCGGCTGCTGCTGGGGGCCGTACCGCACGATGGGCGAGGCGGCGCGCGACCCCGTGCTCGTCGGAGAGAACCCGCTGTTCGGCACGATCGAGCAGGCGAGCGGCCTGACCTATCCGGTGCCCGGCGCGATGGCGACGATCCCGCAGCAGGCGCGGCAGGCGCCCGTCCGCGCGCCACGGCTGGGCGAGCATAGCGACGCCGTGCTGGCGGATGTGCTCGGCCTGTCGTCCGGCGCGATCGGCAGGTTGCACGATCAGGGGCTGGTGGCGTGA